In the genome of Candidatus Bathyarchaeota archaeon, the window CTTTACTGAAGAAAGAGCCTTTTTTTGGGCCTGTTCAGTTGCTTTGTACATTTTAATAACTTCCTCTGACGGTTTTCCAATAAAGAAAGTCCTAGTTATATCTGCGCAATATTTCTCAAACCTTGGCCCAAAATCAATCATGATTATATCCTTTTTTCTCAGCTTTTCTACTCCTGGTTCATTATGTGGTTTTGAACTATGATCGCTAAAACTTGTAATTGTCTCAAATGACATCTTTTCCGATCCCCTTTTACGCCCCTCATACTCAATTAATCCAGAGATTTCAAGTTCAGTCATTCCAACATCAATCTTTTTAGTTATTGCATTCATGATCTCATTTGCAATCTTTCCAGCTTTCTTCATCAATTTGATCTCTTCTTCTGACTTTTTTATTCTCAAACCCTTCAATATGTCAGAAGCTAATGATAATCTAATTTCGCGAAAATTCTTCTGAATTCTCATCAGAAATTCTGCCCAAGTTCTATCTTCAAATGCAACATTTGAACTCGAAAGATGCAGCTCCTTTACCGAATCTTTTAGAATGTTATCAAACTCTTTTCTTTCCTTCCAAATTCTAATATCTTTTATCCAAGATTGTTTAGACACTTGTTCGTAATACATCTCAGGAACAACAAAAATCGCATCACCACTTTTCGATAAAAGTGATGATATATAACCTCCTTGTGATGCTGGCCAAAAACCCGTAAGGTAATACATGTTGGCAGAAGGTATTAGCCATAATGCATCAATTTCCCTCTCATGCATCAGTATCTTGGCCCTTTCATATCTAGACTTAAATAAGTTCAAATGATATTGCACCTTATTCAAGAATCT includes:
- a CDS encoding Xaa-Pro peptidase family protein encodes the protein RFLNKVQYHLNLFKSRYERAKILMHEREIDALWLIPSANMYYLTGFWPASQGGYISSLLSKSGDAIFVVPEMYYEQVSKQSWIKDIRIWKERKEFDNILKDSVKELHLSSSNVAFEDRTWAEFLMRIQKNFREIRLSLASDILKGLRIKKSEEEIKLMKKAGKIANEIMNAITKKIDVGMTELEISGLIEYEGRKRGSEKMSFETITSFSDHSSKPHNEPGVEKLRKKDIIMIDFGPRFEKYCADITRTFFIGKPSEEVIKMYKATEQAQKKALSSVKSNMKASDIDEAARDVFKECGYERYFIHGTGHGVGLDIHEEPYLTKESKSVIEEKMTFTIEPGIYIHNRFGIRIEDTLLVTDDGYEVLTSFPKDLLII